Genomic DNA from Dysidea avara chromosome 10, odDysAvar1.4, whole genome shotgun sequence:
AGGTGCAATAGTTACTTTACTTTagcaactgggcattggaaaaagtgagggaTACTGCCCCTCCTTTCAGGGGTGGGGCTATTTCTCCACCCCTGAGTTCCAACTTTACATATTTGAGACAGACACGTACTGCTATTAACTACCATATGAATCAACCTGCAAATTACACATGTCAAGATGATGTGATGTGCAAAATCTATGATGTTATGGAAACCTTTATCTTTATAATTATTCAAGCTGTAAACATAGGGTGCCCCAAAAAGGCTAAATATTAAGCCAGGGTAAAAAAAGTTGCAGAGCATTCATCAGTGATAGCCTTTGTTGATTCCTTTCCCTCAACATCTGCCATATGTCTGTAAGCCAATAAACATGGACTATGCTTCTTTGTGCCTGTACATTCATAAATAAAGTTATACCTACGTATACAAAAGTTTATTTCTGTATAGTGGAAATTTTTTCAAGAAGGGGGTTTTCAGTTTCCCTTGAAATTTGCAGCTTGGTCAAAATGGCATTGTTTGAGCATTACAAAATGATCTTGAAGAATTCAGCAAGAATTTCCCTCTTCGAAATTTTGGATGGTGGCAATCTACAAAAAGCAATTctttttcaaaaaaattctgCTATATGGTACTATAGAAAAATCAAAAAGAGAAAATCAAAAGGACAACTAACTATACTGTAGTGTGCATTTTGAATTGATTTCCAGAGGGAGAACCAACAATAGATTGAGTAATGAATTCCATTTATTGATTTCTCTTAAAACTCGGATCTTGCATGGGTACGCATGTATTGTATGATGCTTGAATAATTTCgttgtgtgacctcttgttgTATAGTTGAAGTGGATGGggaaaataattgttatagctgcCATTAAGAATTTGATATAGATATATCAAGTCATCCCTTCGTCGATGATATTGTAGAGATGGTTGATTAGGTGTCTCGGTATGGCAAAATGGTTGATATATGGTGTATAATCACctctttttgtgtgtgtataaagCCCCAAAGCCTAAAACAATATGTTGTTTTTAGAGTGTTCTCCTTAAAAGTAGAGTCAACTTTTTAATCATGTAATATATGGTGTGTATAGACTTTTTAGAATTACTGAATGTTTATTGTGTTTGAACTGAGCAAACTGTTTACCAAGATTCTCCTCTCATGCATGTCAAATTTCAAAGCAACTGGATAAcacattatattgtacattatgGCAGTATCTGTAAACATAAAAGAAACGAATTGGGagaagccaatttttgaagccAGGTTCTTATCTTGGGAATGTTCCTGGAGGATGATCATTCCAGGCATTGCCTGGAATGATCATCCTCCTGTCATAAAGGTGGactactgaaggtggaggggtTTTCCATAGTAAAAATTGTCTCATCTGTGAAAGGCAGCACTATACATGTGAAGGAAAATTGCAAAATTATTCTTCCTATTAGAGTTTCTCACTCTGCTTCAAAATCAGATCCTTCTGTCTCTCTTCCTATACTTCTTATTCCCTTCCTTCACTTGGCCCTCTAGATATTGATTGCTTTCTgcacctgtttttttttttctttgcaaGGACGTCCTACTACGGAAACTGATGTGCTTATTGTGTTACTTTATCATGTAATAATTTGTCCTGTTTCGGCTGTATCTCACCTTCCTCACAGTGTTCGTCCCTTTGTGGCTCATGTACTGAGTGTGGAGCTTGAAGACACTTGCTCATCAGTTTTGGGCTTTGTTAGATTGTGAATGTTTGCTAAAACTGTCTTGTAAATTCCAGTGAGTCATTGCCATTGCTGCTATGTTCTTAGTTCCATTCTTCTATACCATTTGCATACTTGGTCTCTTTCTGATAGGGTTAAAACTCTTTGGTCATCAATGTGGAAGACACTAAACCGAGTAAAGTTTCATTTCAACAAGTCATATGCTTATATAGGGCACACAAGGGTAGGTATAGTAATGCTTTTCAAGCTCAGAGTCACAGGACATAATGATAATGCATATCAAAATTTGCTTAAGTGCTACCCCACTGTCCTGGGGCATCCAAACTTTGTTCCCAATATATACATTTCTGGTAGCACTGTTCCAGCTGCTGGAAAGTGTTGGTATTCTAGAGGTCTGCCGAGAAGGTGCTATTCACATCATTCCTATCTCTTTGTGGTACTGAAGACTCCCTTGCATCACTGAAAAGCAGACATAAAAATGCTTTTAATGAATACAATCGCCCTGCATTTTTGCCTGTGTATCTGAGATGGGTAAATTCCCTAGCTGTTACTCTCAGCCAGCTGAATTGCATTTTGGTAGTGAGTGGTTGCTTCCTCTGGACTACAACATGTACAGGGTGACCCTTTGGATCCTTTGCTTTTCTCTCTTGTCATCTTGCAATATATGTATTTGGATTATGATAACATTTGTGGGCAATCAGTCCTCTTAACAAACTCTTCTGTCTCATGAGGACTAGAGTTGGGTCTTCATCTGAATTCATTGAAGTGTGAACTTTTTGGCTCTCTGATGTTTTATTTcctctccttatctataagagATAACTTTCTAAAGAAACCATTATCCTCCCAAAGTGCAGATCTCCCAATAGCTCTAGACCAGCAACAACCTAATATCAGGAAAATAACTGCCACTCAGGAAAAACTAGCAGCTATTTTGGAAGACCCTCTTCAGTTGCCTCAGTAGCTGCAAGATTATCCACCTCCTTCGGACTGTTCCTATTTCTGTGTTGCAACTATTTCTTTGTCAATTTGACCACTACAATTGTCAGTCGAATTGTGCAGTGTAGGCTACCTTGCCATTCCTCCTTGATGGTTTAGGTTTACCTGGTCTACTGCAGCTACCTTTTGGGGTCGTGCAATAGTATCCCATGAACTAGCCTCTCAACTTCTTTTTATTGCTCCTGATCAGCTTCACTAGAGACGAGGATGCTGCTGCTGTGTTCTCTGACATTTCAATCTCCTCAATTTTACAGCATGTTCTGCAAGCCATTTTAGAACACCAGTTTGATCATCATTTACTTCTTGCAGCACTATTGTAACTACGCTCATTTGACCGCTCTTACTCACTCTTCTGGTGGTACTAGTAATAGCTGGCTAAAGCTATCCCTCAAACTTCTTTTGGATTAGCCATTCCAGGTCCAGAGTTCATTGTTGGTTTATGTCTATGGCTTGGAGTGTCTCTTTTTCCCCTTTCCCAACTGTACACATGCCTCTCTTCTATAGATTGCTTTGGTGAAGGCTGCTCTCATTGCCTCAGGAGAATCCGCCACCACAATGCCTTGGTTAATATTCTTCATCGTGCCTTGTTACGAGACCATCCAAGAGTTCTTAGTAGCAACGTACCTCTTTTGACAACAGTTCACATTcatcctgattatcaacatGCCTATTTCAATGTCTCTATCCACAGTACTATACTCAGCCTGCTCCTCTGCTTCCTATGTTAGGGTGGCTGTTGCAGGCTAAGGATGCTAAGCACCTGGCTGCAAGGTAGGAGGGATTTCATTCCACTAGCTGTGGAATCTTTTTGGGTCGGgactaggcctgagtcaaatatgctcaaaattttgcccaaaatgctttcaggaatttcccacccATTATGCTCTTTTGGTGTTCCTATGCTGGCATTTGTTAGCAACATTTGTGACAATTATCATGGAACATTTAGtcaatgaatgctctattatagtatttcactataaactgactgttctattagagagaatcgatctaaggagctgtataatgcatttgagtgctctattgcagtttccactgacagctccattagggagtatcgatctattttcatggaattagcTATTAAGCTCCATAtagttttttaaaactttttttaCTAGCTCCATAATTTGAAACATCCATGCAcccaaatatgccagcattatgctggcatagcactctggcctattacaggggcggatctaggatttatcaaagaggggggctaactcaaggtactaatctcttgggtagaggtgtgcaaagcacactttaggggggtctgggggcatgccccccaagaaaaattttgaaaaatagatgctaaatattgcaatttggagacatttccacataaaattcataatattttctgcctgtagatattttatatactgcctttagattataggtatggctgtctgaagcattttgttaatggaaaagtttgggtaggtacagacaaccaagtacatgatgcacccctctcacaattgcacaacactgaataggtgcatgttagaataataatgtcgaaagtggaaaattttgaaatttgaacaatataagattgaatctgagagcattttcaatggagattgtgtacctgaattaagtattgccgtacatattaactacacaagtagatgaatgaagccctttaaacagaccaatgtacttcattgtatgtataggtgcaggcagatttggaaaaattacataacagaatcaactacatgtttccagtgaatgttctattagagtagttagctgactgctctattagagtatctcgatcttgtacgcctccaatgctgatccaggtccttgttgcataaactttagcataaatccactgataataccttggaaagatgtttataaggtggttttatgagtatttgtattattagtgatcatataattatgctaagacaaaatttcattataaggctcagcatattgatcaagtaaagcctaaatatgaagggggggggggggagcttcagcccccaaagccccccctctggatccgcccctgtattatGCTTTAGCATATTTTACGCAGGCCTAGTCGGGACACCATTTGCATAGTCAGCGTGATCGGGCCACACATTGCTATCATGTGTGACCCAATCACGCGACGGTCCAGCGCGTGGGCGCGGGGACGAGATTATGCACACAGTGAGAGGTCTACCGTCACTGAGCACTGAAAGCGGACGATCAAACACCGCTTTTAGCGTCACGAGAATTTATACTGATTAACGATTTATATTTGctaagtgctatcccactacAGCCCCTGTGAGAATACTAGGTATGTCGGCCACCATAGCTAGGCCTttaaatacagggagtcagctATAAACTGTGCATATAATGCAGAAAAGCagttaaatttatttatttatttattattaatactgtgcagacctccattagggagtataaagcacagatacatgcaagaaaacaaaacacaacATTTTAGACTATATAGCTGGATTAATACATAAATAGTCTACAATCCTTTTCTGAAAGTCATCTACATTGGTTGCTTTAATTGCAGTAgctgggaggctgttccatattGTGATAGTGGCAGGGAAAAAAGagtgcaaataaatgtttaagtgGGCTGATACCTGTCTGAATCTGTAAGAGTGCCCTCTTGTACATGTGGTTATTGGCATAGGAAGGTGGTAACTGGAAATGGATGtttcattatgtaatattttaaaaagcatGATAACCCGTGAAATTTCTCGCCTACACTCCAAAGATGTCCATCCAAGTGAGTTTAACATCCCTGTGACACTAGACATAAAACCATAATCAAAGGTTTCGTGACGATGGGGACGATCCCAGGAATCGGTGTATCCCCGGCTCTGTGTTTCCGCACTTCTGTATCGAGACAGAACTCTACAAGCGTCAATTCACATACGGATTCACGCAACCGCACCCGCGGCTAGAACTTCCTTTTAGCTACTTGCCCATTTGGCTGCAAACAAACTTCAAGCTCCAGTAGCTAAACAAAATTTAGATATCTGCTGGTTTTCGATATAGACAGTACGGCATGGCTAGTGCCACGACGGATGACTTTCGGGGTTTGGCGCTGACGGGAGTTACGAAGCTCAATGGTGGTAAAGAGTTGGGACGGGGAGCATATGGGAGAGTTTACGAAGTCAAGTACTGTGGCATGGTCTGTGCCGCCAAAGAGATTCACTCCATTCTGATCGAAGATGTAGGAGAAGTTGAAATGCGACGAACAGTGGAGTCATTTGTGGCAGAGTGTCGCCAGTGTAGCACATTGCGTCATCCGAACATTGTGCAATTTTTAGGTGTATATTTCCCCCCCAATAGCGGCACTGGAAGAAAGCAACTACCAGTCATGGTAATGGAGATGATGGCGGATAGTCTGACCTCCTTGGTAGTAAAGCATGAGAATATTCCTGTCCACATAAAATTTTCAATAGTACATGATGTTTCCCTTGGTTTGTGCTACCTTCACAATCAGAGTCCTCCAATAGTTCATCGTGACCTATCTCCAAACAACATCTTGCTTACAGTACATCAGGTTGCAAAAATCAGTGATCTTGGAGTGGCTAAGGTGATAAAAACAGATAATACAAAGACGATGACTAAAGCACCAGGAACCCTTGATTTTATGCCCCCTGAGAGTCTATCTACAACTCCAGTGTATGGACCACCTATGGACGTCTTCTCATTTGCTGGGATAGTCCTCCACACATTTAACCAAGAATGGCCGAGTCCATCTGACCAAGTTACGTTTGACCCCAAAACCAGAGAAATGGTGGCATTGTCGGAGGTTAAACGCCGTGAGCATTGCTTGAATAAAATGACAGGAGAAGCAGAAGCATTGAAACCACTAGTGATGGTATGCCTAGATAATGATCCTGCTGTGCGACCAAAGATAGCAGATGTTTGTGAAAAGATTCAAGTGGATAAGGATGCTTATGTAAAGGAGGCCGTTATCACTTTACACAAAGAATTAACTAAAACGCAGGTGCCTAAATCGTATTCCACAGAAGCACTAACAACAGCTATAGCATATTACAAATTTGAAAGCTCTTCAGCAAATGAGTTGTCTTTAGAGGAAGGTGATGAAATAACTGTTACAGAGAAGAGAGAAGATGGCTGGTGGAGAGGTACATGTGGTGGTCAGGAAGGCTGGTTTCCTGGTAGTTATGTTAAAGAGGCTGAGATCAGTAATGTATCTAACGTGGGTAATGATAAAGAAGCAAGCGTACCAACTGCAGAGATGTCCTTTAAATCAAAACGATGGTTTCATGGCAGATTACAAAGTGCAGAAGTTGAGAATTTGTTGCGATTTAGAGGGAATGGACACTACCTTGTTCGAGAAGAACTTTCGGTAAGATGCACATACATCATACATAGTCATGTATAAATACTTTACATCCTGTGCAAACACTGTTGGATACTCATTGCTTGCATTAGAGTCGTTGTCACTTAATGGTTGCTTTTGGTGATATTTAGATCTTTCATGAGACTACATTATATTTAAAATGTAAATCTCATTCTGTGCAAGTTAGCTATTTAATTCATTTTCATTTTCCATGCATAGCTACAGTGCTCCCTCACTTTTGATTATCTAAACTCTCAATTGTCAGAACAGCAGAAATGTATTTTGCCTAAGGTGTgcatttattagagtaatttaacAGGGttctgtatcaaacagtacggcaGTACTGTTTATGTAGGAATCCCCCAAAATGACACGTgctgcctaaaatgctgcctttaaaaatcattctagagacatcttacgccatgaaaatcacctttacggaataatattagtccatctaacatgaaatacagcattaaaaacaagaaaatagcTACTTCggatacagaatttaaaaaaaaaacctccaaaacttgaaatttcgtctcactcacttgctcactcacccactcactcaccacagtcgcaagcctagagccctaacaaagcagtgcatggtcaccattttacgccacaacaactaACTCACCattgggatgtgccttttggggttccgacgagtgtataccctgtgtgccttgtctgtccttttatcttcaatcaggttggttgtctctTCTTCTAACATCAAAACcatactgaggcattaattttccgtatcaccagttttctgtagacaccacaaaattatttcagaaagcgcttatgctgctgaaagagcagggtgcttataatttcaagtgttgtacgtgaaacattaaggctgctgagttgtcacttcaacttttgccaatgcctggactgAAGAGATTTGTTACTTAATAGACAGACTGATACTcgacggcttgttcctctgaacacactgactcagctgGACGGCAAGATCAgcgagtgattggatagtactcaagtggaaattgtattacttcatcctgttatgcgtattgccccactaccccccccccctcgggcatatatggggctatagtggggatttgacacagccgaatgtcaaatgccccataatagggcaaacctatcatgtcaaatccccaccgttggccccagttgcaatgCGGGATTTATTAcccgggatttgacatagcgaaggaagttacaacaaaaaaatatttgggtgcttactgaacgatcgtcaaatcccccatagtggggcagcagtttcgtgtcaattccccctgtaaagccccacttacaccCGAGGGGGgtggtggtggggcaatacattgataggtgcattagtcgagactaagctccagacaactgaaagggcctgttcattCGAACAACTATGCGGACCATCATACTAAGACAGATCATTAGATCTGAGTGCCACTGCTACTATGATCAAAGGTAAGTTATGCACGTTACtacgggcctatgtgcttccaattttggcacagtcaTTACGTACTTTAATTagctgtacaggaacttaatagactgtaactagctgtgctacaacaaaaactaaaactagtattttaaaaaaatgttaatttaaaaatgaagtagggatctatacaataaaaagtagtgaaacaagagatgaatgatggtattacagcatagcttggtgggaaactccctactttggcattgagcaaaatgtgccaaagtagatactttcccaccaagctatgctgtgatatcatcattcatctcttgtttcactactttatagaTCCTtacctcatttttaaattaacaattttttaaaatactaaataCTAGTGTAAATAAATGGGCTTCTGTACCTGAacacatcttggtaccaagggGATCAGAAAATGGCAAGGGAGCACTGTAAGCTATAATTTGTATGTAGTTggtttgttactacaatatagtTACGTGTTAGCATTAGCTTATCCAAATTAAATAAATCCAGCTATCATGCGGATATATAATGATCATATGCACCTACAAAAATCACTGGGCATGCATACATCATTAGTCtatggatcatgaaggtttgcattTTTCTGCTAGAGATATTGACCAGGAACCAGCTGCATGTTTTCCTCCTCACAATAACTTGGCAGTGTTACTTGTGTACAATCAAATGTGCCTTGCAAAatgctatggaattttctactatctGACTGACAGTGTGGGCTGGCTAACAAACTGTTGCCTTCAGACACACATAACTTGACAATAGTTTATATCACATCTTGCATTTCATGGCCTAATATGTTTGGTGTCATTCTTTTCTTTAATACTGTATATAGGAGATCGGGAATGtgaaaaaatgttaacaaagaACTTTATAAGAAAGTAGGAGCAGGAGACCACTTGATGTACAGATATAACTTGATCCCTATACAGACAactcagtggcagatctagaaagtTGTAAAGGGAGTTTTGCTATCTATCTATGttctaggggggtctgaaggcatgccccccaggaaaattttgaaatatagatGCTCTGAAACTATCTGGTAACAGTTATGCTCTACACATGTAGGTAGCTACCTGTATAATACACATGTTTTTGCATGTGTGGTAACTTGCCGATCAGTACGTATTTCCTGTAGCTAACTACTGACATCACAGAATGGCAACCTATTAAATCTGATAacttttaaatattttatagaACTTTAAGCATGATTTATCTATATATGACTGTGGGACGACAAACAAACTGTTACCTTCAAACATGCATAACTTGACAATAGTAACACGCCCCACTGTGCCACAACAGCTGTGTGGTGCCCGGCAGTGCATgtgtataatataatattttaaCACATCAATGAATGCACTCTAACGTACATGGGAAACTTTGATCTCAGGAAATAGACCACTTACCACAGTACTTCTTCCGGTGCGATAGATTCCTCTACCTGTATAGCAGGTTAACTAAAAGAGGAGCTCTGTCAGTGGTGAGTTATAGCTTAAGCTGCGTTTATGGGATTTGTGATAGTCATTTGCCGTAAAAACTTCTCGGGCACGCTGCTAATCAATGCAAATTGACAGTTTTTCAATAGACCACACATATCTATTAGCTGTGAAAGCCGCTAGGATGGCTTCAATTATAATCTTGGCTATTGCTGAAACTTTCAAAAAGGGGTTTCCATGGGAACCCCTCTAAATCTACCACTGTAACTAGTATAGTCTATATCTAGGAAAACGCTGTGCATGACCAACATAAGCATATAACTTTTTGGTTGGTCAACTTTTGGCGTGCACTTCACCTTGCAGCCTTGCTGACTGGATTTAGGAAAACTGATCTAGATTACACATCATACAGATAAACAGATTGTAACTTGCAAACAGCACAGAGGATGTGTATGAAATATTCACCTGTGAGGATGCATTGAGTTGCAAATTCTTTACACAAG
This window encodes:
- the LOC136268625 gene encoding uncharacterized protein produces the protein MASATTDDFRGLALTGVTKLNGGKELGRGAYGRVYEVKYCGMVCAAKEIHSILIEDVGEVEMRRTVESFVAECRQCSTLRHPNIVQFLGVYFPPNSGTGRKQLPVMVMEMMADSLTSLVVKHENIPVHIKFSIVHDVSLGLCYLHNQSPPIVHRDLSPNNILLTVHQVAKISDLGVAKVIKTDNTKTMTKAPGTLDFMPPESLSTTPVYGPPMDVFSFAGIVLHTFNQEWPSPSDQVTFDPKTREMVALSEVKRREHCLNKMTGEAEALKPLVMVCLDNDPAVRPKIADVCEKIQVDKDAYVKEAVITLHKELTKTQVPKSYSTEALTTAIAYYKFESSSANELSLEEGDEITVTEKREDGWWRGTCGGQEGWFPGSYVKEAEISNVSNVGNDKEASVPTAEMSFKSKRWFHGRLQSAEVENLLRFRGNGHYLVREELSAGTFTISVKVPREIKHFKLLISQDGQCNFAGLKYKSLEDMISHYGRLPIYCHEEGRMIFLHDPVLRSVDHIQQ